Proteins encoded in a region of the Shewanella polaris genome:
- a CDS encoding ABC transporter permease subunit, which produces MPRIKIYQEDHIESPIWRIWQTFSSNPFAVIGLWAVIFLLTLTIFAPFIAPYSPEMQDQQVLLLPPSWDPAGTVEHFLGTDDLGRDIFSRILHGVQLTFGMSLLVVATSLFFGFIIGSLSGMMRGIKSSILSHLLDSLLSIPSLLMAILVVAVMGPGLNNVFWGVGIAMVPQFVRTIHNAVHEEHKKQYVTAAKLDGANSLQIFWYVIMPNVWDVVIIQVTMAISAAILDIAALGFLNLGAQAPSPEWGAMVAQGLDNLLLAPWTVTIPGVAILFTVLSVNLVGDGLRSALAPIRN; this is translated from the coding sequence ATGCCTCGAATTAAAATATACCAAGAAGACCATATTGAGTCTCCTATCTGGCGGATATGGCAAACATTTTCCTCCAACCCCTTCGCAGTAATAGGTTTGTGGGCAGTGATATTTTTATTAACACTCACCATTTTCGCGCCTTTTATTGCGCCATATTCGCCCGAGATGCAAGACCAGCAAGTGTTACTATTACCGCCATCATGGGATCCCGCAGGCACAGTAGAACACTTTCTAGGAACTGATGATTTAGGACGAGATATTTTTAGCCGCATCTTACACGGCGTCCAACTGACGTTTGGTATGTCATTATTAGTGGTGGCAACATCGCTATTTTTCGGTTTTATTATTGGTTCCCTGTCAGGGATGATGCGCGGCATAAAGTCGAGTATTTTAAGCCACTTGCTTGATTCATTGCTATCGATACCATCATTATTAATGGCCATTTTAGTGGTGGCTGTGATGGGCCCAGGGCTTAATAATGTATTTTGGGGTGTTGGGATTGCGATGGTACCGCAATTTGTTCGTACTATTCACAATGCGGTCCATGAAGAGCATAAAAAACAATATGTTACAGCAGCCAAATTAGATGGTGCTAACTCATTACAAATTTTTTGGTATGTCATTATGCCCAATGTCTGGGATGTGGTGATTATTCAGGTCACTATGGCCATATCAGCGGCAATATTAGATATTGCAGCACTCGGCTTTTTAAACCTCGGTGCTCAAGCGCCTAGTCCAGAATGGGGCGCGATGGTGGCACAAGGGCTTGATAACTTATTACTTGCCCCTTGGACAGTAACAATTCCAGGTGTCGCGATTCTGTTTACCGTATTATCGGTCAACTTAGTCGGCGATGGTTTACGCTCTGCGCTCGCACCGATAAGAAATTAA
- a CDS encoding ABC transporter permease, with translation MWRYLISRITLFIATSLVMIAVLFMASGQFPVSKAYSLSGIQYPTIEQQQQIEHDYQLHDNQLLQFTAYLRQRLSGNFGISSNSQQEVVEELSAVLPASFELSLFSGFIAAVFGVPLGILAALSTNKALQNSILAVTLTGYSIPVFWLGLSLSMWFGVNLGWLPISGQINLLYEIEPVTGFMLVDTLLSDSAYRVPAFHDALLHLILPAVTLAVLPFTLIVRITRQAILNVMNQTYIRAAEARGLHTAKILFRHALPNALIPVLKSIGLMLGSFASYGIVVEVIFSWPGVGSWLVSGIYQRDYTVIQAGILSVSLLIILLSILIDLLHTSINPMSRKELYASN, from the coding sequence ATGTGGCGTTACCTTATTAGTCGCATAACCCTGTTTATTGCCACATCACTGGTAATGATCGCCGTGCTATTTATGGCGTCGGGCCAGTTTCCTGTCAGTAAAGCCTACTCATTGTCGGGGATTCAGTACCCAACAATCGAGCAACAACAACAAATTGAACACGATTATCAATTACATGATAACCAATTGTTACAGTTTACCGCCTATTTACGTCAACGTTTGTCGGGTAATTTCGGTATTTCGAGCAACTCTCAACAAGAAGTAGTAGAAGAGCTATCCGCGGTATTACCCGCATCTTTTGAATTATCACTATTTTCTGGGTTTATTGCTGCAGTGTTTGGCGTTCCTCTTGGAATACTGGCCGCCTTAAGTACCAATAAAGCACTGCAAAATAGTATTTTAGCCGTTACGTTGACAGGCTACTCTATTCCGGTATTTTGGCTTGGCTTAAGCTTATCAATGTGGTTTGGAGTTAATCTAGGCTGGCTACCGATTTCAGGTCAAATCAATTTACTTTATGAAATAGAACCTGTAACGGGCTTTATGTTAGTAGACACCTTACTATCCGATTCAGCTTATCGCGTTCCGGCTTTTCATGATGCCTTGCTCCACTTGATATTACCCGCGGTCACTTTAGCGGTACTGCCTTTCACATTAATAGTAAGGATTACCCGACAAGCTATTTTAAATGTAATGAATCAAACCTATATTCGCGCTGCAGAGGCTCGAGGTTTGCACACAGCTAAAATATTATTTCGTCATGCATTACCTAATGCGTTAATTCCAGTGTTAAAAAGTATCGGCTTGATGCTAGGTTCATTTGCTAGTTATGGCATTGTAGTCGAAGTTATTTTTTCATGGCCAGGTGTGGGTAGTTGGCTGGTTTCGGGCATTTACCAGCGAGATTATACTGTCATACAAGCAGGTATATTATCCGTCTCATTATTGATTATATTGTTAAGTATTTTGATTGATTTGCTGCATACCTCAATTAATCCAATGAGCAGAAAGGAATTGTATGCCTCGAATTAA
- a CDS encoding ABC transporter substrate-binding protein yields the protein MPVIVKRCYQLMSLCLSSIMLAACGPVQLPPGLVYCSEGNPESFNPQLVTSGTTIDATSYQIYSRLVNYSQEKADITPGLATSWQVSDDGLSYQFTLREHVSFHRTDHFAPTRDFNADDVLFSFNRIIDTLHPYHLVSRTGYPFFQSIGFAELIDSIEKVDDHQIIFHLVRKDASFLSNLATDFAVVLSAEYGYQLLAQGNPEDIDYYAVGTGPFQLSQYVKNEYIRYKKNPVYWGPTVELDQLVFDITPRSTARIAKLITGDCSVSALPKAGELAILDQHKDIIVDAKPGLNVAFWAFNTQKPPLDDVRVRRALAHAIDKNNILDVVYNDTAVEASGVLPPASWAYSKNLSPNEYNPEKAKALLQQAGISNLSINVWAMPVARIYNPSALKTAELIQADLARIGVKLNIISYDWSVFTQKLASSNYDSVLIGWNADNSDPDNFFTPLLSCAALASNNNRSRWCNKDFEHLLTQAQTVSTQPERKAFYQSAEAIISDQVPMVTFAHAKKIVLKKSNITTMKIRPYGGISFARTTQTIEGSQ from the coding sequence ATGCCTGTTATAGTAAAACGCTGCTATCAGCTGATGTCTTTATGTCTCTCCAGCATCATGTTGGCGGCATGTGGACCAGTGCAATTGCCTCCAGGCCTTGTGTATTGCAGTGAAGGCAATCCCGAAAGTTTTAACCCACAACTTGTGACATCGGGCACCACTATTGATGCTACCTCATACCAAATTTACAGTCGATTAGTTAACTACAGCCAAGAAAAAGCCGATATTACTCCTGGCTTGGCAACATCATGGCAGGTATCCGATGATGGCTTAAGCTATCAATTTACCCTGCGTGAGCATGTGAGTTTTCATAGAACGGACCATTTTGCCCCCACAAGAGACTTTAATGCCGACGATGTACTGTTTTCATTTAATCGCATCATTGATACTTTGCATCCATATCATTTAGTCAGTAGAACGGGTTATCCATTTTTTCAAAGCATTGGTTTTGCCGAATTAATTGACTCCATTGAAAAAGTAGACGATCACCAAATCATCTTCCATCTAGTCCGTAAAGACGCATCTTTTTTATCGAATCTCGCCACCGATTTCGCAGTAGTGCTATCAGCGGAATACGGTTATCAACTTTTAGCACAAGGGAACCCTGAAGACATTGACTACTACGCCGTAGGCACAGGACCTTTTCAGTTAAGCCAATATGTTAAAAATGAATATATTCGCTATAAAAAGAATCCAGTATATTGGGGACCCACGGTCGAGCTCGATCAATTAGTATTTGATATTACGCCAAGAAGTACCGCCCGCATTGCCAAATTAATTACTGGTGACTGTAGTGTGTCAGCATTACCCAAAGCCGGTGAGTTAGCCATACTTGACCAACATAAAGACATTATTGTTGATGCCAAGCCCGGATTAAACGTTGCCTTTTGGGCCTTTAACACCCAAAAGCCGCCATTAGATGATGTAAGAGTAAGACGCGCACTCGCACATGCTATCGATAAAAATAATATTCTTGATGTGGTTTATAACGATACCGCTGTTGAGGCCTCTGGTGTTTTACCGCCAGCATCTTGGGCTTATTCAAAAAACTTATCTCCTAATGAATACAATCCCGAAAAAGCCAAAGCATTACTTCAACAAGCGGGGATATCTAATTTATCAATTAATGTATGGGCCATGCCAGTGGCGCGAATTTATAATCCTAGCGCACTGAAAACCGCAGAACTTATTCAAGCGGATTTAGCCCGTATTGGGGTCAAGCTGAATATTATTAGCTATGATTGGAGTGTGTTTACTCAAAAATTAGCCAGTTCTAATTATGATTCGGTGCTCATTGGTTGGAATGCAGATAACAGCGATCCAGATAACTTTTTTACCCCATTATTAAGTTGTGCAGCATTAGCCTCTAACAACAACCGCTCTCGATGGTGTAACAAAGATTTTGAACATTTATTAACACAGGCACAAACGGTGTCAACTCAGCCTGAACGTAAAGCTTTTTATCAGTCCGCTGAAGCCATTATTAGCGATCAAGTTCCTATGGTAACGTTTGCCCACGCTAAAAAAATTGTGTTGAAAAAGAGTAATATCACTACAATGAAAATTAGACCTTATGGCGGTATTTCGTTTGCCCGAACAACTCAAACAATAGAGGGAAGTCAATAA
- the pspF gene encoding phage shock protein operon transcriptional activator gives MSKQFQQDNLIGQSNALLEVLEHVSKVAPLSKPVLIIGERGTGKELIAERLHYLSPRWDQSFIKLNCSSLSENLLESELFGHESGAFTGAKGRHEGRFERADGGTLFLDELANTSGLIQEKLLRVIEYGEFERVGGSKTVQSDVRLICAANEDLPTLADNGEFRADLLDRLAFDVITLPPLRHRTEDIMPLAEYFAVSMARQLSLEYFSGFSPLAVEQLMMHSWPGNIRELKNVVERSVYREGGDGQEIDHIILDPFASPYRPVNRVKNRERQFTSTEHVPTAVSEPTEPNINTTTSVVLNSIEFPIDFKEYTENSEIELLQRALAEGQYNQKKTADLLGLSYHQLRGILKKYNLLDKS, from the coding sequence TTGAGCAAACAATTCCAGCAAGATAATCTCATCGGCCAATCTAATGCACTACTTGAAGTATTAGAACATGTGTCTAAAGTCGCACCATTATCTAAGCCGGTGCTCATTATTGGTGAGCGCGGCACAGGTAAAGAGCTCATAGCCGAACGACTACACTACTTATCTCCTCGTTGGGATCAAAGCTTTATTAAACTCAATTGTTCTTCCCTGAGTGAAAATTTATTAGAAAGTGAACTTTTTGGCCATGAGTCTGGTGCATTTACCGGCGCAAAGGGTCGCCACGAAGGCCGTTTTGAACGTGCTGATGGCGGAACACTTTTTTTAGATGAACTAGCCAACACCTCTGGATTAATCCAAGAAAAGTTATTACGCGTTATCGAGTATGGTGAATTTGAAAGAGTCGGTGGCAGTAAAACCGTTCAATCTGATGTTCGGCTTATTTGTGCCGCCAATGAAGATTTACCAACCTTGGCTGATAATGGTGAGTTTAGAGCCGATTTACTCGATCGATTAGCCTTTGATGTAATCACCTTGCCACCATTACGTCATCGCACCGAAGACATTATGCCATTGGCTGAATATTTTGCTGTTAGCATGGCAAGACAACTATCACTGGAATATTTTAGTGGTTTTAGTCCACTGGCGGTAGAACAATTAATGATGCATAGCTGGCCCGGCAACATCCGAGAATTAAAAAATGTCGTCGAACGAAGTGTCTATCGCGAAGGGGGGGATGGCCAAGAAATTGATCATATTATTTTGGATCCTTTTGCGTCCCCCTATCGTCCTGTAAACCGAGTAAAAAACCGCGAACGTCAATTCACTTCTACTGAACACGTCCCAACAGCGGTGTCTGAACCGACAGAACCCAATATTAACACCACAACATCTGTGGTGCTTAATAGCATTGAATTCCCAATAGATTTTAAAGAATACACCGAAAACAGTGAAATAGAATTGTTACAACGCGCATTGGCTGAGGGCCAGTATAATCAGAAAAAAACCGCAGATTTATTAGGCTTAAGTTACCATCAACTCCGAGGTATTTTGAAAAAATACAACTTACTCGATAAGAGCTGA